In the genome of Lacerta agilis isolate rLacAgi1 chromosome 2, rLacAgi1.pri, whole genome shotgun sequence, one region contains:
- the BRS3 gene encoding bombesin receptor subtype-3, translated as MTRAPPLGMDAAPSDFANATGHPAPVTGNQTGAEEKWSEVDTSLGLGVLCTICVAYAAIIAVGLLGNVVLVQVFFKIKSMQTVPNIFITSLAFGDLLLLLTCVPVDAACYIVDTWLFGRIGCKLLSFIQRTSVGVSVFTLTVLSADRYKAIVKPLELQRADAVLKTCCKAAAVWIISMLLAVPEAVSSDLYAFHIPDKNGSFETCAPYPVSERIIQEAHSLVCFLMFYIIPLAVISIYYFLIAKALYKSTSNMPAEEHSHARKQIESRKRVAKTVLVLVGLFALCWLPNHVLYLYRSFTYYASVDTSTFHLVATIFSRALAFGNSCVNPFALYWLSKSFRQHFKKEVLCCQAKTPPRRPRIEQSATPTRAMSVTGSEISVTLLTDYSITKEEESV; from the exons ATGACTAGGGCACCTCCGCTGGGGATGGATGCGGCTCCTTCCGATTTTGCAAATGCAACAGGGCACCCGGCACCTGTCACTGGGAATCAAACCGGCGCGGAGGAAAAGTGGTCCGAAGTCGACACTTCGCTCGGCTTGGGAGTGCTCTGCACGATCTGCGTGGCATACGCCGCGATCATTGCAGTCGGTCTCCTTGGGAACGTGGTCCTCGTCCAAGTCTTCTTCAAGATCAAATCGATGCAGACCGTCCCAAATATCTTCATCACCAGCTTGGCTTTTGGAGACCTGCTCCTCCTGCTCACCTGCGTTCCTGTGGATGCTGCTTGCTACATTGTGGACACCTGGCTTTTCGGAAGAATCGGCTGCAAGCTACTCTCCTTCATCCAGAGGACATCTGTCGGCGTGTCCGTCTTCACTTTAACCGTGCTCAGTGCGGACAG GTACAAGGCAATTGTGAAGCCCTTGGAACTGCAAAGGGCTGACGCCGTCCTGAAGACCTGCTGCAAAGCTGCCGCTGTCTGGATCATCTCCATGTTATTAGCCGTTCCAGAGGCCGTGTCCTCCGATCTCTACGCCTTTCACATTCCTGATAAAAATGGCTCCTTTGAGACCTGCGCGCCGTATCCCGTCTCCGAGAGAATCATCCAGGAGGCTCATTCTCTGGTGTGCTTCTTGATGTTTTATATCATACCGCTAGCAGTTATATCGATCTACTACTTTCTCATTGCTAAGGCGCTGTACAAAAGCACATCCAACATGCCGGCAGAAGAGCACAGCCACGCTCGTAAGCAG ATTGAATCTCGCAAGAGAGTCGCCAAAACTGTGCTGGTCTTGGTTGGCCTGTTTGCCCTCTGCTGGCTCCCAAATcatgtcctttacctttatcgttCCTTCACTTACTACGCTTCCGTCGACACATCCACCTTCCACCTCGTTGCCACAATATTCTCCCGGGCTCTGGCTTTTGGCAATTCCTGCGTCAACCCCTTTGCTCTCTACTGGCTGAGCAAAAGTTTCCGCCAACATTTTAAGAAGGAAGTCCTGTGTTGCCAAGCCAAGACCCCTCCGCGACGTCCCCGCATCGAGCAGAGTGCAACTCCCACCAGGGCCATGTCGGTCACAGGCTCTGAAATCAGTGTCACTCTGCTGACAGATTATAGCATCACTAAAGAAGAGGAGAGCGTTTAA
- the LOC117042785 gene encoding uncharacterized protein LOC117042785 isoform X2 — MSLVERKRVPKWDSAGRQDQDVPERSGAKVEELDPKGRGPGGRAEEKQEGKENSRITQCGATEDLLRWPPLPLVKQEPDDKLTEHWEARWQEFLKATPSLRSTLEDPPACLPWSDSMAFLASFEGAAAVRHWARGEWVTRLAPSSGREADRASSPLNVTEVGSSGKGREDFVGTEMQDPQLCPQKAEGLREVCYRLRELCQQWLTPKTPMEEQVLELVILEQFLSILPLDMQSWVRERCPAACAQAVALAEAFLLRCREAEKQQREPRHPALMQDLHCCCCRSRGLLRRRL; from the exons ATGTCTCTCGTGGAAAGAAAGAGAGTGCCAAAATGGGACTCGGCAGGAAGACAGGACCAAGATGTGCCTGAGAGGTCAGGAGCGAAGGTGGAGGAGCTGGATCCAAAGGGCCGTGGGCCAGGGGGCAGAGCGGAGGAAAAGCaagaggggaaggaaaactctCGGATTACCCAGTGTGGAGCCACTGAGGACTTGCTGAGGTGGCCGCCACTCCCTCTGGTGAAGCAAGAACCGGATGACAAACTGACTGAGCATTGGGAAGCCCGGTGGCAAGAATTCTTGAAGGCCACGCCATCCCTTCGCTCGACACTTGAAGACCCGCCAGCGTGTCTGCCATGGAGCGACTCGATGGCCTTTCTTGCCTCCTTTGAGGGAGCAGCTGCTGTTCGCCACTGGGCTCGAGGAGAGTGGGTGACCCGTCTCGCACCTTCCTCCGGCAGAGAAGCGGACCGAGCTTCAAGCCCCCTGAACGTCACCGAGGTGGGGTCCTCCGGGAAGGGTAGGGAAGACTTTGTGGGGACAGAGATGCAGGACCCACAGCTGTGTCCGCAGAAGGCCGAGGGCCTCCGGGAGGTTTGCTACCGACTCCGGGAGCTTTGCCAACAGTGGCTGACGCCCAAGACACCCATGGAGGAGCAGGTACTGGAGctggtgatcctggagcagttcctctCCATCTTGCCCCTGGACATGCAGAGCTGGGTCAGGGAGCGCTGCCCGGCAGCGTGTgcccaggcagtggccctggctgAGGCCTTCCTGTTGAGGTGTCGAGAGGCCGAGAAGCAGCAGCGTGAG CCCCGCCACCCTGCACTGATGCAAGACCttcactgctgctgttgcaggtCCCGGGGCCTCTTGAGACGACGGCTCTGA
- the LOC117042785 gene encoding uncharacterized protein LOC117042785 isoform X1, with product MSLVERKRVPKWDSAGRQDQDVPERSGAKVEELDPKGRGPGGRAEEKQEGKENSRITQCGATEDLLRWPPLPLVKQEPDDKLTEHWEARWQEFLKATPSLRSTLEDPPACLPWSDSMAFLASFEGAAAVRHWARGEWVTRLAPSSGREADRASSPLNVTEVGSSGKGREDFVGTEMQDPQLCPQKAEGLREVCYRLRELCQQWLTPKTPMEEQVLELVILEQFLSILPLDMQSWVRERCPAACAQAVALAEAFLLRCREAEKQQRELFPFQPRHPALMQDLHCCCCRSRGLLRRRL from the exons ATGTCTCTCGTGGAAAGAAAGAGAGTGCCAAAATGGGACTCGGCAGGAAGACAGGACCAAGATGTGCCTGAGAGGTCAGGAGCGAAGGTGGAGGAGCTGGATCCAAAGGGCCGTGGGCCAGGGGGCAGAGCGGAGGAAAAGCaagaggggaaggaaaactctCGGATTACCCAGTGTGGAGCCACTGAGGACTTGCTGAGGTGGCCGCCACTCCCTCTGGTGAAGCAAGAACCGGATGACAAACTGACTGAGCATTGGGAAGCCCGGTGGCAAGAATTCTTGAAGGCCACGCCATCCCTTCGCTCGACACTTGAAGACCCGCCAGCGTGTCTGCCATGGAGCGACTCGATGGCCTTTCTTGCCTCCTTTGAGGGAGCAGCTGCTGTTCGCCACTGGGCTCGAGGAGAGTGGGTGACCCGTCTCGCACCTTCCTCCGGCAGAGAAGCGGACCGAGCTTCAAGCCCCCTGAACGTCACCGAGGTGGGGTCCTCCGGGAAGGGTAGGGAAGACTTTGTGGGGACAGAGATGCAGGACCCACAGCTGTGTCCGCAGAAGGCCGAGGGCCTCCGGGAGGTTTGCTACCGACTCCGGGAGCTTTGCCAACAGTGGCTGACGCCCAAGACACCCATGGAGGAGCAGGTACTGGAGctggtgatcctggagcagttcctctCCATCTTGCCCCTGGACATGCAGAGCTGGGTCAGGGAGCGCTGCCCGGCAGCGTGTgcccaggcagtggccctggctgAGGCCTTCCTGTTGAGGTGTCGAGAGGCCGAGAAGCAGCAGCGTGAG CTTTTCCCTTTTCAGCCCCGCCACCCTGCACTGATGCAAGACCttcactgctgctgttgcaggtCCCGGGGCCTCTTGAGACGACGGCTCTGA
- the LOC117042846 gene encoding zinc finger protein 271-like, translating into MADQQRILGGQAALDGDQMDEEDLTGPEQVEGSGRRGKAPHGILHPGSVRRLMKRITIPWVKEEAEEGLLQSQGSEWLEPPGGKQAPCSQPTEPAMPWGDIKAFLAHFEGVGEANQWATRLGEAAEEGLGSPDARESYGKMKAAILRGEASCREWQRQRFRLFCYEEAEGPREVCGQLRDFCHQWLKPERRSKEQILELVILEQFLAVLPVEMQGWVKGSGPETCGQAVALAEEFLLRQREGEQQEEEVLGLFEEGAGDSLEDEQIPLDSNQTHLDSELEQENDPADESVCGDLEGSSENEACVGNPKQTEIDGALLRREKCVSQHHPKPGQTSKKWLRTRRKQECSPDKRSGASFLGADDVKDTPARPAPEKVEPCEEEGGGFGDDADFLIDAEGKPHKRSEFETSSQRAEFMKHRAGAQMASEKIRCCLSCGKSLHPSLSPAGHEQSDAQEEEACRCSECGGNLDRGSALVKRAAIIHTGEKRYACLTCGEKFSLYSSLMKHKRAHAAEEKYAPFEARKRICRSGSPPSVTEKTLVSEKPYTCPTCGKSFSKSSGLRFHKRIHTGERPYACGDCGKSFSQRSNLILHQRTHTGVKPFRCSECGKSFLRSSDLVRHEVTHTGEKPYTCAECGRSFGHNSTLIAHERTHTGEKPYKCSVCGRSFRHHSGLIKHERTHTGERPYACPACGKGFSQSSGLTLHMRTHTGEKPYQCSACGKSYSQRSKLTKHERTHLTEKIYNCADCGKSFSRSSNLMSHQRTHAGDKPYKCSDCGKGFTRSSNLINHQRTHTGERPYTCLDCGESFSRSSQLISHRRIHTGEKPYQCPECRKSFSLRSLLIRHQKIHTGEKPYQCAECGKRFIESSELITHERTHTGEKPYKCGVCGISFCQSSNLLAHTRTHTGEKPYRCASCGKSFSRSSNLIVHERTHTGEKPYECSYCGKGFSQNSRLLSHKRIHTREAV; encoded by the exons ATGGCTGAccagcaaaggattctgggaggcCAGGCTGCTCTGGATGGAGACCAAATGGATGAGGAGGACCTCACGGGCCCTGAACAAGTTGAGGGATCTGGAAGACGCGGGAAGGCACCTCACGGCATCCTTCATCCCGGGAGCGTCAGGAGACTTATGAAGAGGATAACGATCCCCTGGGTtaaagaggaggcagaggagggcctGCTCCAGAGCCAGGGGTCTGAGTGGCTGGAGCCCCCCGGAGGGAAGCAGGCCCCTTGCTCACAGCCGACAGAGCCCGCCATGCCCTGGGGAGACATCAAGGCCTTCCTGGCCCACTTTGAGGGGGTTGGCGAGGCCAACCAGTGGGCCACCCGGCTGGGAGAAGCAGCCGAGGAGGGCTTGGGCAGCCCCGACGCCCGGGAGAGTTACGGGAAGATGAAGGCAGCCATCTTGCGCGGGGAGGCCAGCTGCAGGGAGTGGCAGCGCCAGCGCTTCCGTCTCTTCTGCTACGAGGAGGCTGAGGGGCCCCGGGAGGTCTGCGGGCAGCTGCGGGATTtctgccaccagtggctgaagccggagaggcgcagcaaggagcagatcctggagctggtgatcctggagcagttcctggccgtTCTGCCCGTGGAGATGCAGGGCTGGGTGAAGGGAAGCGGCCCGGAGACCTGCGGGCAGGCAGTGGCCCTGGCAGAGGAGTTCCTGCTGAGGCAGCGAGAGGgcgagcagcaggaagaggag GTCTTGGGGCTGTTTGAGGAAGGGGCTGGGGATTCCCTTGAGGATGAGCAGATCCCGTTGGATTCCAACCAGACACACCTGGACAGTGAACTTGAGCAAGAGAACGACCCAGCAGATGAGAGCGTCTGTG GTGACCTCGAGGGATCCAGTGAGAACGAAGCTTGCGTGGGAAATCCAAAGCAAACAGAGATTGATGGAGCCTTGCTCAGAAGAGAAAAATGTGTTTCCCAGCACCACCCAAAACCAGGACAAACTTCCAAGAAATGGCTCAGgacaaggaggaagcaggaatGCAGCCCAGACAAAAGATCAGGTGCCTCTTTCCTTGGAGCAGACGACGTCAAGGACACCCCAGCGAGGCCTGCGCCCGAGAAGGTGGAGCCCtgtgaggaagaggggggcggtttTGGTGACGATGCGGACTTCTTAATCGACGCCGAGGGCAAGCCCCACAAGCGCTCAGAGTTTGAGACGTCCAGTCAGAGAGCCGAGTTTATGAAGCATCGCGCGGGAGCCCAAATGGCAAGCGAGAAGATTCGCTGCTGTTTGAGCTGCGGGAAAAGCTTGCACCCCAGTTTAAGCCCAGCTGGGCATGAGCAAAGTGACGCACAGGAAGAAGAGGCTTGCAGGTGCTCAGAGTGCGGGGGAAACCTCGACAGGGGCTCGGCACTTGTCAAGCGCGCTGCAataatccacacaggagagaagcgtTACGCGTGCCTAACCTGCGGGGAAAAGTTTAGCCTCTATTCGAGCCTCATGAAACACAAGCGCGCACACGCTGCGGAGGAGAAGTACGCGCCCTTTGAGGCCAGGAAGCGAATCTGCCGGAGCGGCAGCCCTCCTTCCGTGACAGAGAAAACTCTGGTGTCAGAGAAGCCTTACACGTGCCCAActtgtgggaagagcttcagtaagagttCCGGCCTCCGTTTCCACAAGAGAATCCACACCGGCGAGCGGCCTTACGCGTGCGGGgattgtgggaagagcttcagccagcGGTCCAACCTGATCCTGCACCAGAGAACCCACACCGGGGTGAAGCCTTTCCGGTGttccgagtgcgggaagagcttcctCCGCAGCTCGGACCTGGTGAGGCACGAAGTcacccacacgggagagaagccgtacACGTGCGCCGAGTGTGGCAGGTCCTTCGGCCACAACTCGACGCTCATTGCCCACGAGAGgacccacacgggcgagaagccatACAAGTGCTCCGTCTGCGGTAGAAGCTTCCGGCACCACTCGGGCCTTATCAAACACGAGAGGACCCACACCGGGGAGAGGCCATACGCCTGCCCAGCTTGCGGGAAAGGCTTCAGCCAGAGCTCAGGCCTCACGCTCCACATGAggacccacacgggagagaagccttaCCAGTGTTCGGCTTGCGGGAAAAGCTACAGCCAGAGGTCGAAGCTTACCAAGCATGAGAGAACTCACCTGACGGA GAAAATATACAACTGCGCGGATTGTGggaaaagcttttcccgcagCTCGAACCTCATGAGCCACCAGAGGACCCACGCGGGCGACAAGCCGTACAAATGTTCGGACTGCGGGAAGGGCTTCACCCGCAGCTCGAACCTGATCAACCACCAGAGGACCCACACAGGAGAGAGGCCCTACACGTGCCTGGACTGCGGGGAGAGCTTTTCCCGAAGCTCGCAGCTCATCAGCCACCGCcggatccacacgggggagaagccgtaccAGTGCCCCGAGTGCCGGAAGTCGTTCAGCTTGCGCTCGCTCCTTATCCGCCACCAGAagatccacacgggcgagaagccgtaCCAGTGCGCCGAGTGCGGCAAGAGGTTCATCGAGAGCTCCGAGCTCATCACGCACGAGAGgacccacacgggcgagaagccctacaagtgcggCGTTTGCGGCATCAGCTTCTGCCAAAGCTCGAACCTCTTGGCGCACACCCGGACCCACACGGGGGAAAAGCCCTACCGGTGCGCCagctgcgggaagagcttcagccgcAGCTCGAACCTCATTGTGCACGAGAGGacgcacacgggcgagaagccctacgAGTGCTCCTACTGCGGGAAAGGCTTCAGCCAGAACTCCCGCCTTCTCAGCCACAAGAGAATCCACACCAGGGAGGCCGTGTGA